In Solenopsis invicta isolate M01_SB chromosome 9, UNIL_Sinv_3.0, whole genome shotgun sequence, the sequence CGGTTATTGCATACATCTTTGACGAATTAGGTAATTTTCCAAGAAATTTCAACCAAGATGTTTGTTATTCAACTAACACATGtatctatacatataattttgtcGAAAAGTATTGttgaaaattaacttttgcatatttaaaaagagtttactaatagctaccaaatgttaagtaaaataatgcaaattaaatattcaattaacttaatcaaaaataattttacttttctaaacattcagtaaatattatcaaacagTTGGTTATATTACTGTATTTgataatacttataaaatacttataaaatattcagaaaagtaaaaaGATGTTTGATTAAGTTAACGGAATaaattaattggcattatttcactcaaccttaattactattttatctCGCCTTTcagtgtgtatgtgtatatatatgtacgtaaaatTATATTCGCGTTTCTAATCACTTTTGTCAAGCGCTGTCTCTTTCGGAGAAAATTGGTATACGACTCCTCGAGTATCAATCGAATATATTCGTCTTTAATTGCATATCATTTTGCCTCTCGCGTTCGCCGCGCAGGCTGCCAATACCGACTCGCCCATCGACATacgattatttcaattattttattacataccatatttttaatcttaaccCACATAATGCATATAATCATGGGGCCTATTACTCCGCGAGTGCGGGCGGGCGGATGGAAAAAACAGCATTCGTCCCGCTTCGCGTCGCTCCGGGTCTTGCCGTCGAATGTTAACGATATCGTAATTTGGAAACCGCAAACCCCCTGACGTCACCGGTGCATTGGAGCATCTTGCCGGCGCGCAATCCTTCCACCCATCTCCCACCCTGTGGACCGATAATCTCGGTCAAAAGGATATTAGTGATCGACGAATTATAGGAATTTCGACAAATTAGatattgagcgaattgaaggaTTACGTTACTAATTCCGTCGGGACGCCGGTGGTGCGCCGATAGTTACGTCAAGATTTATTCAACCGCTGTCACGCGGCAGAATCTTGCGGAGCGATTGCACATTTTCGTAGATGCGATGTAAAATCTTTGTACACGTGATATATAAAGCGTAAAGAATATATTCCCTGTGAAAATCGAAGACGGACACGCTTCGacgatttttcattatctgattaatttatgattaaaaactCAAGATTGggtaaattgatatattttttaaattaaattaagttatagttaatggcttataaaattaataatataattatgttaaaagttacataaataaaaaaactaactagttaaaagttacgttaagattaatttaagttaaattaaaagtcaattttaaAAGGCATTATTCGTATTTAATTAGAGAAATttgtaagtgtttataaaaataaattattcaaaataattatataatccgCAATATGGATtaccaaatttaatattatatttattaagaaatattattgttttatatggaaatgtatttttcttttcacaatttcttcttttatataaatttgtaagtttgaaaaaaaaaattaataaattcaaatttatgtgttttaaagtaactagtaaaagaaaaacaaatatatgcGCCGAAATAGTATCTAATAAACGGGCGTTATTATTATATGCGTTATAGGTATAGATTTttcaatacataaaaatttatcacacATTGTTTTGACGCACATATTTGTGTTTTTTCACTGAGGTTGACTGTATTGTATGattgaaacatttaatattcatatttattaaaacattgttaTAATTAGCACTTTGATCTATCTTGCTCACCAGCCCTTGATTATAAGTTATTAGTAGTTAAAAttcaagattaaattatttaaaattgacaattattaaccttctaactttattatttaacttttaactttttaaataattattacccAACCCTGATTAAGCTTCACCTGATGTTTTACCCAATGTGCTTCATTTATGGCATCATCATGGGTGAGGCCCattgaataaaatatcagaTTAAGTTTAACtacaaattaatcaaataatgaaAAGTTGGACCTAAAAGGTTCAAATGCACTACGAATTTCGCCAGCGAAACACGCGAAGTTCTTTGTTTGAGGAGAAACGCACGCATTTCTCGTGTTTACGACGGCAGACATCCGCATTTAAGTCATCGCTACGAATAGTCGCGGCCTGCCCTTTCCTTGTCCGATCTCACGGCGCGGCGCCGACGATCCAGCCGTCGTGGCTACACACGGGGTCTTCTATTTTGCTCCATGCCAATCTTAATATTATCCTTCGAATTATGGCCCTAATGTTATCCACGATACACGTACGAGCCATCGGCTCTAATGATCGAGCACGAAATTCGAAGCGCCCGGACGTCCAACTGATATTAGGATACCATCTGGATTATTTCGCAACTTTTGGCAAACAGGGGCGATTATTCGTCGTTTTCGTTATACTTACGCAACGAgcgtttcatttttttgttaccTGCTGTTACGCCTACACACGTTCGAAATAAATAACGccgatcttttttttcttcctttttttcaagCGAGAAAGTCACGCCAGCGCAAACGTCGCCTACTTCTTCCGTCAGGCCAATGGCTCCTAATTATTCGCCTAAGTTCACGTAAGTTTCGCATTGAACATGCTACGTGCGGATATTTCGCAACGTCACGGACGGGTGACTCCGTCATCCGTCGTGAACACGAGATATTGTCACGAGATCTCGCCATCGTAAATCTTCGGTGCTATATCGACGCGGCGTAGTGACGCGAATGATATTCGCCCATCGGCTAAAATGCATTCATATATCGCGGTACGTATCGTGTCGCTCGTAGCCTGTCCTGGCAGGAAGCGGCTGGCTATACACGGCATAACTTGTAGCCGTGTCGTGATAGCGACACTTCATAAACAAGTACCGGCGTCATGTCGCGGTGGTACCGACGCGAACCACTTTACATCGTCGATCATTATCCGTCCGCGTCGAAGGACATCGACATGGGGACGTCCGTTGCGTTCATGACCAGTCTGACGTAAAAATGCATAGACCGAGAACTACGACTTTTCATCGAGGGGTTTAGTGAAAAATTTCATTTCGTCAAAAGTATTTAAACgcattgcataaaaaatatttccggTGGAACAAGAGCAACAAATTATTGGCCCTGATTATTTCACACACATACAATtagttatttataaagttttattttaccgTAATTGTATATTTGTGAATTTATAATCAGGACAAGCCTAATGCAACGAGATAATTacaaaaagacatttaaaagaCGTCTTAATTTAAAACGTTGTAATGCTGTCTGTCTTAATTTAAAACGTAACTACGCATAATAAAAGTATTCACAGCACCGAATTAGAGTTACGTTCTTACACAAACGTAACTTGCCATTTTTTCTAATGAAAGATATACCAAAATTATTATGCTCATAATACGTCCGGATTcagatattgttaaaaatataaattgcagTTGAACAAAAGTCACAGCTATGACAAATCAATGTTTAGCTAAAGAGCAAGTAGAAGTTTTGCAAGAAAAGGTTTAAAAGAAGAatgctattttataattattgatgaAACAACAAatgtttcaacaaaaaaatgttttgcagcAGTTATACGCTTCTTTCACAAAAATGAAGTTAAATTTCTTGCTTTTATACCTGTTTCATCGGTTAAGAGCTTTTTGATGCTAAAGAGCTTTTTAATTCAGTTGTTGAAttacaacaaataaaatatcatttccaAATATTCTTGGATTTGTTGCTGGTAATACGGCTGTTACGATGAAACAGAAATCACGAGTACAAATAAGTtttcaagaaattaataatgatatatttacatGGGTTATAACAGAACGTAAAGTCTAATTTCATAAATTCTTGAGAAATATTAAGGAATCATATGCAAACTCACAGAAAATCGATGATTATACGGTCACCAGGTAATTTGAATGTCCAATTATCAAGGAAATGATCTTGTATATACGTATCGCACATCCTGTAATTGTTTCAGATTTTTAAGAAGTCATCGCTCACAGGAAATCGTCGTCCGCGATGTCGCCGTTCAGTGAAAACTTCTACCATTGTAATCGGTGGTACCGCGACTCTAGAAGAACGGAAACTTCAATGTTTGTAAAATTGCTAGAATTCAATCATACAATATATCACAAATATTTGTCGGCGTGCACTTAAACATATACGCCGACGATTTACGCGTTATTTATTACATGTCTTATGCCGCTTATTAATTTACTGATTGACAAGATTGGATCTGACTTGGATCTCACCAATTGGATCTCACTTGGATCTGACCAATCTGGCAAGatcagatttaacaatcatgtgTGATGAACACCTAGATGTGATGCGTGTGTCTGGAACGCGCCTAACCTCTttagggaaggcattaatgactGCTTGTGTATGTGctaataaactaattaatttcCTTATTAATTTCCTATTATATGTTACGAAGCTACGCAAAAGTAGCTGTGCTCCGGCTTTATCACGCGCGGATTCTCTCCCCTGAGAAACTGCAGCATCGACGGAGCGCTACTCGCGCGCGCGGCATGGTATATTGCGTCGTGTGCACTGCGGTTCCGGCGGATAAGTGGAAACCCTGCAATCCGCGGGTCGGTCGCCGCGCCGGTAGGATCCATCCGTGACGTCGTCTACGTGCCGTGCCGCTCTCGTGTATTCGACGCATCGTGTGCTACGAAATTTGTATACAGCAAGCGCACATAACGCGGACATACGAGGTATTATCTTTCGCGGTAGCCGCGCGTGATGCACGGCTGCTGGCCTGTGTGGAACGAGTGCTGAATGCGCTGCTTTTGATTCGAGCGGGCTCGAACTCGACGAGGAAATATGCATATACGCGACAGAGAAATCGGCGAACGTCGCCAGGTGTTGAGAGCTTACGTGCGTGCCACGGCTCATCGCAGCGGCACTCGGACACCCGCGCGAGGGACACGGACGTAGCGCTCGTAAATCGTAAAGATTCGCTCTCGGGGGACGTATGGGTCGCGACGTCGTGCGAACGTCGTTCCGGTAGAGAGGTAAGGTTAAGTTTTACGTGCGGTGCGGACGACGATCGCTTCGCGCGCCGGCCGGCACGTGGCAGCACCGCTTAGCGGCGAAACATGCGTTTCTCTCTGATGCAATTGCGACGCTGCTAAAACCAGATTTGTATTTTTTGGTTATTTAtttatgcgtaaaatataaatattctacatCGTGTTTACAATGTAAATTGTGTTAACTTTATTTTGTGTATCAActatgcaaataatttattgatcgTAGAAGATTCAGAAGTAGTAAAagttatattgttttaaaaaatttttaatacgtatttttattttattattaatataattataaatatattaacatttttataatttaattttttctatattatgttatccaatttataataatttaattgcttgTATATTATCTCTACATAAACATGATTTGTGTAAACATAAGGtaaataatacgtaaaataatCTATGTAGACGTAACCTTGAAATTTATGGCACAATTTTTGCTGAAAcacaattcaaaaattttaattaaaatttttaaagccgtaatttactgaattattctattcatttttaaataatttccactgtaattaataatttaaatcttgATGCAATCTTAACGAGAAATCATATTCGAATTTATAGACTTAAACTATAcaagaaacataattaaaaactaattactattcgctaaaatttattttatttttttacaacagaaaattttattataaccaaaaaagttaatgtttaatcaaatttatttcttttattcctgaagacttttaatatatatgtataaattgtatttgcttACGACTCtacaaaacatataaaatttaaaacaattttttgtatgtataatgggtatttgtatatgaaaataatacaattttattaatttttattataccatATTAGGTATTTTAtgcttaatattttacataaaaatattagcaGTAGATTTAGTGGATTTTACAgggtttacttaaaaattatgagtattattatttttataatataattaatttatacaatgaGTTGTTTCATTACTTATGTTCGAATATCTATTCAGATAATTTGAATCTTAATGatgatttaatcaaaagaagAAACAATATTCGATTTTGTAGATTTATTATACTGTTAGAagctgatttttttaaataaaaaatgtacgtttttttaaagtcacatttttacattacattttttaaatatattttgatagcaagcaattgtttgttttatttaagtaagtaaaaataaaatatttacttttaagtaaatagacattaGGTAAATAGACATTaggtaataattttgtatttttacgttttttttacattttttttacatttaaataattttaaaaataaactgataatattaaattgttgataatattattaaattgttttctagattaaaaaattgaattatcttgaatataaatatagtctaacagtaaatattttagaaatgcacgaaaaaattacttgattaaaaaattttattttatttacataattatttcaattaagaaatggttTAACTTGATTGCCAGTAAAatgtaaagcaatttttttatatactgaaaatgttttttatgttcaagtaaatatatttattttaacacaattttttttatttaaataaaaattagctaatataaaataatttatttttaaacttagaaaatatttttttaatcagaaaaataaatatgtttacttaaacataaaaaaatttttttgttacatatttagcagatatataaaattgataaaattttaatagtttttatttatcatatctTACGATTcgtcttttacataaaaatattagcaGTATGatttaaaacagaatttttcaAGACTCAGAGAAACgacgaattattttattacgataattatttgaattatttctaTAGTGCATATCAATTCTTTCGAAATCAGTACAATTTGCAGCTCCCTGAACTAAAATACTCGATAATGACTTTTGgcatatcattattaatatggACTCGTCGAGGAGTTCTTTCCTCGGTAAAGTATTTTACGGATTTTTCGCGATTAACGGCAACTTGGAGGCCGCAGGTTCAATCTCGATCAGAGGCGGCGTGGTGCGGCGCGTCTCCGGGATCGCCCATTAGCCGTGCGTCTAGCGATCCGCAAAAGCGAGACGACGTCGTAAAAGGGGAGGGACGGTCACGCCGCGGCGCCAAGGCAGCCTCTTCTTGgggctttctctctctctctctttctcggttCTCGGGTAGCATCGCGGGCGGAACGCTTCTTCGAGAGATGCTCCTCCATTATCGTAATTTGCAAATTTCCCCGGGACCGCGATGAAAAACGACGAGAGGCGCCGTGGTTTCGCGTTGAAACGCGCGAGAGTGCGGTGAAGAGGGAAAGAGGGAGGCGAAGCGGACCGCTGCTAGGGGTGGAAAGAGAGGAAGACGGCGAGGCGTGGGGAGAGGAGGAACAGGAACCGCGAAGACGGTGGCGGATTGGCGGCCTCGGGCGCGGTTGCGGATTCTCGGCGTGATGCCGGTGATTCGCGGCTTTGGTGCCCAGTAATCCCGGGTCCTCCCCTCCCCCCGTCGCCCGGCCATATTCCTCCTCCCGCGCAGCCCTCTTTCTTGCAGTCTTTGATACCAGCGCGGCGGCCCGGTCGTATGCCGGCGGGACGGGGGGCTCAATCTCGCGGTAAATACAGCAATCGCTCGCGATGTGCCGTCCGCATTAATATAATTAGTCACCGCGAGCGTTTCGAGAGAGCGATGCCGGGGAGCGGATTCCTATATCTCGCTTGGGCGCCCCGGGCggcgcacgcacgcatgcacgcacgaaATATCGCAGCCGCGCTTAAGTATTTCGGGGGATGCGAGTATCGTCTACGCGCAACACCCTCGAGCAACATCGTGTACACGTTCCGCGTCGTAGATGCGACAGACGGAGTCGCTGTCGGCCGTTTAGCCAATTATGCTCCGCACCGCGCTTCGTGCGCGGCACTCGTTCCACATTAGGTATTCTGTAACAGAGGACACGGGTAAATTTTGGATAACTCGGCGACGTCTTGTATGTCCAGCATGGCTCCAAAGAAGCCCGAGGAACCCGAGCGGAAGCCGCTTATCGGTCGCGTTGgtactaatttaaaaatgggcATAGTCGGAATACCGAATGTAGGGAAGTCTACTTTCTTCAACGTTCTCACCAAGAGCCAGGCAGCGGCTGAGAACTTCCCCTTCTGCACCATCGATCCTAATGAAAATAAGTATATCTTGACTCTACTCGTGTGTAAATCTTGAATAACGTCGTTAGAATTTAAACCTCAAACCCTCTTTCCTGTCTCTACAATAttgtatcattaaaatataatcgaGTTATCTAacgatattttttcattaatcttattaataattttaccattaacctctttattaatcttattaataatcaatCAGACttcttcattttaaattgcACTATACtgaaaaaaggtttttttatgttcaagtagatatatttattttaacatcatttcctcaatcgaaataaatgttaatataaaataatctatttttaaattgatataaaatatttattttaaaacttaggatatattttttttaatcaaagaattaacgttaaaataaatatatttgccagagcataaaacatttttcatcttATTTATCATTATAGTGAAATAGTAATTTAAATAGCGCATGTAACGTAAGCCATTTCGACTTCGCTTGTTTAACCTTGCTTGGATATATAGCCACGtgacaaaatattgaaattgaaatcGCCGATGTAAGTTGCTGTTTAATTATCCAAAAATGTGCGACAAACTTTTAGAAAAGCAGGGACAGAATCATGTCGAGGTTTTCGTTGACGGATCGTTTATCACGAGAAAAGACTTTTTACCATTTATCGGAGATTCTCATTGTGTGCAAGAGACTTCTGCAAACGTACCCCCCTCAATCGTCTGTCCAAAGGCTAATTTATATTACGCTTTTGCCGAAGATATACATCCGATGAAAAGGATTGCCACCGTTTCTAAGCTTTTCGAAAAGGAGGAGCTTTTGCCGCAAGCTTCGTCTCGCAAAGAACTCTCTAAGGATCAAGATTCTCATTTGAAAGACGAAGCTGTAAATCATTATCTTAGAACCGATCCACCgagtttcattatttttggGAAACCTGGATTAGATTGTGCCAATGTGGCATCAGCAGTAGCTGAAGCTTGGAACTGCGTTTTAATATCGTCCATGTCGCTAATTCGAGAAGAGATCGATGCTAGTACTGACAAAGGTCGATACATGGAAAGAATTCTGCGACTCGGTAGATCCATAGGACCAGAAGTTCTTATGAATTTGATACGCTGCAGAGTCAGGATGAGAGACGTCAGACACAGGGGCTACGTCATTGGGTGTTTACCGTTTATTCCTAACGACGTGAGCTTGAATTATTCATCATGCTTCAGTAATTCTGTCTTGAATGCAAATGACGTTTGCTCAGAATTTTGCGAAAACGCGGCTGTTGAATCCTACGAGGTACACGGAGATAAGGATTGTAAGAAGCAATTTGATCCCGAGCGAGAGATCTCTCGACAGATTGAGGAAATATTTACCCTATGGCCGATTAAACCCTTGACAATTATTTATCTCGTCTGTCCGAAGCAAGACGTCGCGAGTAGATGTGCGCGTCAGAGCGTAAACTATTTAACAGgcgatattttttatgaaaacgaATTTAAGGTATCCGAATACGACACCTCGGAATCGAACACCTCCTACGTCCAAGTTGTAAGTGAATTCGTCGCGGATGATGATCAAAGATTTGTGAAGCCAATATCCGACGTGACGCGTAATATTGAGGCTCAATGTGATCTTTACGAGCGATTGACGTTGCCAGTAATAGATAAATGGATCCTTTTGCATAATCCGCAGCATGTAGTTCGCGTGGACGGCCGCAGTTCCGTACGACGAATACTTCAAGTTCTCAAAACTCGTTTGCATACTTTGGCGTTACTGCCGTCGATCCTTCCAAGAGAAATGATCGGACAGAGCGACGTACGTTTTCCAGAAACACCCCCGGAGATGAACTTGAACGATGATTTCGCGAAAGAATCTGCTGAAGAGGCTTTTGTGATTCTCAGCCGGAGAGAAGTCGTGTCTCCCAGATTCCCCTGGAGACTTTCCGCGTGGAAGTTTTACTGCCCTGTCGAGCTAGCTCAAGGACGAGCTGTTAAGGGACTTTCGAAGCACGCGGTGCGATTTCTCGATAagatcttttttctttcctctcgAGAGGCAGAGAACTTGTTCATCGAAAATCCGAGAACTTTTTTATTACCGCCGAATCCGCGGCCGACCTGCAAGATAGCGGTGTTTGGACCAAGGTACGCCGGTAAATCGGAACTTAGCGCAAGATTAGCAGAGGTTTTCGGCGGGACGGTCGTAAATGTTGATGAAATTGTGAAAGACCTAGTTAAACAACGCGAAAATTATGCGTTGTACGAGAATGCTTTGAATATGCGAGCTTCGTTGAAGCCTATCGATATATCGGTTGATGAAAAGGCTGACattattattcaaaacattAAGCGAATACCTGATGAAAAGTTAGAAGAAGAGCTTCGAAGAGATGGCGGATACGTTGTCGATGGAATGTGCGTGGACGTTGAAGTCTGGCGAAAAATTGTGGACGAGGCTAATATCGTTTTCGAGGACATTATCCTTTTGTTCGAAGAAGAGCCGTACGCCTACCTGCTGAGTAAATTTCGCACTTTTTCTTGTCTTGATAATGATTCTACGGACGATGCGGAGGCGGATCGTGAAGAGCATAGAATGTTGTATGAAGACGAGAAATGGGAGTACCTTGAACATTTAACGCAATTCGAATCGGAGTGGACGAGATTCGAAGAAGAAATTCCTGAATTTAAAGGAAACGTGATGAAGTGTAATCTCGCAAATATCGAAGATGTAATGGAATACgtgataaattgtattaaacgtCGTTTCGATGTCGTAACTACCGCTGCGAACGTCGAAGAGAAAGGTAAGAGGAACGAAATATTGGAAGAAACAGCAGTCGTGGAAAACGAAGCAAATTTCGCTGATAAAAATGCCGAAGAGAAGCGAGAAGAAAATCTCACATACACCATCGATCTTGCCACAGCTGAACGACTTCTCGACTGCGGCTACTGTTTCCTCAGTCCCTTCGGTCGATGTTGTCCCGTACAAGTGTACACCAACGCGATACCAATTTCAATGTTCCTACCGATGAGAGCTAGCGATCAGATTTTTCCAGTCGTACGCtgttcatatatttatttcctcGCGGGCAAAGCAGCTCTCTCCGCATTTCTGAATGATCCCCCGAAGTATCTCGCGCGAGACCTCCGTCCGCCGCTACTTCCGCTTCGAATCTCCATCATCGGACCGCCGAAATGTGGAAAAGAAACGTTGGCGAAGCGTTTCGCGAAAACGTACGGCATGAAGGTAATTACTCGCGGCAAGGCGCTGCGccacattttgaaatattatcctTGGACCGAGACGGCGCGAGTGATCAAAGATCAGCTTCGAGCCGGTCATTCTGCTTCGATCGAATCTGTAACGCGCGCCATCGAAATGTTCTCTATAGGACCATTCGCGGCAACCCAAGGCTACATTCTCGTCGACTGTCCTTCGAATCGTAAGGAAGCCGAGCAGTTAATTATCTTAGGAATACAGCCGATGATTGTGCTCGATCTCAAGGCGGACTTGGACTTCTGCCTCGAATGCCTCTCCTGGAATGACGATGACACGAAAACTCCATTGAATTTCTCCCCCAGTTTTCTATCACGACGTTACGAGGATTGGCAAACGGGTCAGACGAATTTTCGAGACTGGCTGAAAAAGTTTTCACAGAACGTTGTCGAATTGGATGCTACTAAAAGTAAGTGGCACGTGTGGACTCGTGCGGATCACGCGATACGTTCGCGATTCGCCGATATCGTGCTCTACTTTCGTGAGGCGGACTTGGACAAGGTTCACAGTCTGAAGCACATGTGCGTATCACCCTACGAGTTTCGATTGCGGCAGAGTCGATTCGAGTCGTATTGTCCCGTTTGCTTATTCCACGACAACACCTTAAAGACCTCCGGTCAATCGGTGACCAGTCAAGGAATGATCCAGTtcaggaaatatttttattggattTGTTTGCAACATATGGACGTCTTCGTTAAGGATCCGCTGCTCTATCTTTCACCTGCTACCGCGTCTCTTCTCGACGAACGACCGCGAATATTGCGGGAGACAGTCGATACGGAGCACGCCTGTTGGGCGCAACGTCTCCAAGCCGACGGATTGTGTTTAGTAACCTACGTTGACGGCCTGCCGGATCGCACGCTGACACCAGGCAGAATTGATTTAGGTGTTATCCTCAAGGataaggtatatctcttctgcAGCGAAGAGTGTCGCGAAAAGTTCCTCGCGCAGCACGGTAAATATTCGGTTATTGCATTTCCTCGCAAACTCCCGCCGACCGAGGAAGCGCGACCAGGACTTCTGCCTGATCAGGATTTCCTGAAACAAACGATAGCGAAAACGCTGGTCGAGGCGACGAATCTGGTCGCCGCTCGTCGTCCGAAGATATTCGGCCTGTCGACGGCTGTCAGCGCGGCGATTTACATCGGCGTTTACTTGAAGACGCACAACGTGACCGAAAATGCGGCCGAGGTGGATCTTTACGAGGCCGCGAACAACCGAATCATCGAGCAAGACAGAGTTATAGAAATCGTTACCGATACCATGAAGAGGAGAGTTAATCCCTACGTATCCGTGCCAGAATATTCCGATTAAACGTTTCCTCATAATTGTCGTGCGTTTaattcatcatcatcatcaagtCATAAATATCTGTACGTTATGTCGTTAATCGCTTTTTCATCGTTGAGATTTTAAGCTATCCGATTTTCTTTTCCAGCACGTCGAGTTCCGGTGCCTGACGCGAGATACGACTACCTTTGCGAATACTTTAAACCTGCTAGGTAAGAAACAGCGAGACGAATGCTCCTGAAGTACGTTGAACGTAGAGCGTAGGGTGAATGTGTATAACAGAACGGAGGCATATAGTACCGCGTAAAGATGCACCCTCGTGAAGGGAAACGAGTCGGAATAACCGGGGACATTTCCATACTTCTTTGCTTTTATTCCCGGAGCATGACGAAGGGGGAGAGGAGGGAGcgaggagggaggggggggtcCGATCTGCAATGCAGATTGGTCTAAATTCGTCTACGAAACGCGAACTCCCCGTTCGCCAAGCTAACGCTACACGTTTCTTTATTCGCCTCGGCACGTGATGCAGCATTCTTAATGCGAGCAGCATTCGGACGGGTAGATTTTCGAATAAAACAATCGGCAAATAACACGGCAACGAGGACGACGGCACCTAGAAAATAATATGGTATCGATCTGTAGCAACCAGCGGCACGCCAATCATTTTCGATTATCGTCGAAACGTGGGCCAGAGAAAGAGCGCGAGTCTCATTACTCTGCGAGAGAGTCGGTTGGCACGTAATAAACCTTCTCcgctcttctctttctctcctcgatCAGCTTCATACCGCGAATGACTAAATGTAAATCGTGTTTGTCTTGCGCCAGATCCGACCGAGAATCGAAGCATTGAAAATGCGAAACAGCGTCGGATCAAAGAGCGGCCGATTCATCGGTGCCCTCTCGCCCGCCCTATTATCGTTACGTTCTCGTCATCTATATGTCCGACCGACCC encodes:
- the LOC105198021 gene encoding adenylate kinase 9-like, with protein sequence MCDKLLEKQGQNHVEVFVDGSFITRKDFLPFIGDSHCVQETSANVPPSIVCPKANLYYAFAEDIHPMKRIATVSKLFEKEELLPQASSRKELSKDQDSHLKDEAVNHYLRTDPPSFIIFGKPGLDCANVASAVAEAWNCVLISSMSLIREEIDASTDKGRYMERILRLGRSIGPEVLMNLIRCRVRMRDVRHRGYVIGCLPFIPNDVSLNYSSCFSNSVLNANDVCSEFCENAAVESYEVHGDKDCKKQFDPEREISRQIEEIFTLWPIKPLTIIYLVCPKQDVASRCARQSVNYLTGDIFYENEFKVSEYDTSESNTSYVQVVSEFVADDDQRFVKPISDVTRNIEAQCDLYERLTLPVIDKWILLHNPQHVVRVDGRSSVRRILQVLKTRLHTLALLPSILPREMIGQSDVRFPETPPEMNLNDDFAKESAEEAFVILSRREVVSPRFPWRLSAWKFYCPVELAQGRAVKGLSKHAVRFLDKIFFLSSREAENLFIENPRTFLLPPNPRPTCKIAVFGPRYAGKSELSARLAEVFGGTVVNVDEIVKDLVKQRENYALYENALNMRASLKPIDISVDEKADIIIQNIKRIPDEKLEEELRRDGGYVVDGMCVDVEVWRKIVDEANIVFEDIILLFEEEPYAYLLSKFRTFSCLDNDSTDDAEADREEHRMLYEDEKWEYLEHLTQFESEWTRFEEEIPEFKGNVMKCNLANIEDVMEYVINCIKRRFDVVTTAANVEEKGKRNEILEETAVVENEANFADKNAEEKREENLTYTIDLATAERLLDCGYCFLSPFGRCCPVQVYTNAIPISMFLPMRASDQIFPVVRCSYIYFLAGKAALSAFLNDPPKYLARDLRPPLLPLRISIIGPPKCGKETLAKRFAKTYGMKVITRGKALRHILKYYPWTETARVIKDQLRAGHSASIESVTRAIEMFSIGPFAATQGYILVDCPSNRKEAEQLIILGIQPMIVLDLKADLDFCLECLSWNDDDTKTPLNFSPSFLSRRYEDWQTGQTNFRDWLKKFSQNVVELDATKSKWHVWTRADHAIRSRFADIVLYFREADLDKVHSLKHMCVSPYEFRLRQSRFESYCPVCLFHDNTLKTSGQSVTSQGMIQFRKYFYWICLQHMDVFVKDPLLYLSPATASLLDERPRILRETVDTEHACWAQRLQADGLCLVTYVDGLPDRTLTPGRIDLGVILKDKVYLFCSEECREKFLAQHGKYSVIAFPRKLPPTEEARPGLLPDQDFLKQTIAKTLVEATNLVAARRPKIFGLSTAVSAAIYIGVYLKTHNVTENAAEVDLYEAANNRIIEQDRVIEIVTDTMKRRVNPYVSVPEYSD